The following are from one region of the Mycolicibacterium diernhoferi genome:
- a CDS encoding DUF1028 domain-containing protein: MTYSIVARDPATGELGIGSQSHFFGVGRLVGWGETGVGVAATQAFVNVDYGPQAVAAMRAGASAQQAVDQVTAADPLSAYRQLGVVDANGLAVSFTGGRCAPAAGGLVADGVAVQGNMLARDRVYHDMLDAYQDAKGPLAERILAAMVAAEQAGGDVRGSQSAVLTVYGPDRSQTPWQHVRIDIRVDDHPDPISELSRLLPRHRAFDFIGEVIFAQDLMIGPYQNVSPETLEEKLSGLAAAAELLGEDNREAQFWQALLMARSGDRAGARRLFTELFGYRPALREFLIGIAPLGFLDDVADYL, from the coding sequence ATGACGTACTCGATCGTCGCCCGCGACCCGGCCACCGGCGAGCTCGGGATCGGTTCGCAGTCACACTTTTTCGGTGTCGGACGCCTGGTGGGCTGGGGTGAGACCGGTGTGGGAGTGGCCGCCACCCAGGCATTCGTCAACGTCGACTACGGGCCGCAGGCCGTGGCGGCCATGCGGGCGGGCGCATCCGCGCAGCAGGCCGTGGACCAGGTCACCGCCGCCGACCCGCTGAGTGCGTACCGGCAACTCGGCGTCGTCGATGCGAACGGTCTGGCGGTCTCCTTCACCGGCGGACGTTGCGCGCCGGCGGCCGGCGGGTTGGTTGCCGATGGCGTCGCGGTGCAGGGCAACATGCTGGCCCGCGACCGGGTGTACCACGACATGCTGGACGCTTACCAGGACGCGAAGGGCCCACTGGCCGAACGGATCCTGGCCGCGATGGTCGCGGCGGAGCAGGCCGGTGGCGATGTTCGCGGCTCGCAGTCGGCCGTGCTCACCGTCTACGGGCCGGACCGCTCGCAAACCCCGTGGCAGCATGTGCGGATCGACATCCGGGTGGATGACCACCCCGACCCGATATCCGAACTGTCCCGGTTGCTGCCCCGGCATCGGGCGTTCGACTTCATCGGTGAGGTCATCTTCGCCCAGGATCTGATGATCGGCCCGTATCAGAACGTCTCCCCGGAGACGTTGGAGGAGAAACTGTCCGGTCTGGCCGCCGCCGCCGAACTGCTCGGTGAGGACAACCGCGAAGCACAGTTCTGGCAGGCGTTGCTGATGGCACGCAGCGGTGACCGTGCCGGGGCGCGCCGGTTGTTCACCGAACTGTTCGGCTACCGTCCGGCGCTGCGGGAGTTCCTGATCGGCATCGCACCGCTGGGGTTCCTCGACGACGTGGCCGACTACCTGTGA
- a CDS encoding alpha/beta fold hydrolase: MTDTSETRVVDGPTGPLALHVSGRLAGQTPVVLVHPINTGAVVWRQVIPLLQRPVVAIDLRGHGSSGLRGPFTVTDGYLLDVLAVLDALGLDTVHLAGGSLGGTISLALAALHPARVHSVTTLGSTLGTGLPDAAIEQMVTDLTAVGSKQYFADLVPQVVGPEFTAAPGLDETARVAGSRPEQTVAAILRAAFSSDIRDLAPRVQAPVLAVAGTADPTCPPAMTEEIAATTGGTVVTLAGVGHLPMVEVPDRVAELINRHTTNGASPR; the protein is encoded by the coding sequence ATGACGGACACATCCGAGACCAGGGTGGTGGACGGCCCGACCGGACCGTTGGCGCTGCACGTGTCCGGCCGGTTGGCCGGGCAGACACCCGTTGTGCTCGTGCACCCCATCAACACCGGGGCCGTGGTCTGGCGACAGGTGATACCCCTGCTGCAGCGTCCGGTTGTCGCCATCGATCTGCGGGGACACGGAAGCTCGGGTCTCCGTGGGCCGTTCACCGTCACCGACGGTTACCTGCTCGACGTGCTGGCGGTGCTCGACGCGCTCGGCCTGGACACCGTGCATCTGGCGGGCGGTTCGCTGGGTGGAACGATATCGCTGGCGCTGGCCGCGCTGCACCCGGCCCGGGTGCACAGCGTGACCACCCTCGGGTCGACGCTGGGCACCGGCCTGCCGGACGCCGCCATCGAGCAGATGGTCACCGACCTCACGGCGGTGGGGTCGAAGCAGTACTTCGCCGATCTGGTGCCGCAGGTGGTGGGCCCCGAATTCACCGCTGCGCCCGGTCTGGACGAGACGGCCCGGGTTGCCGGGAGCCGTCCGGAACAGACGGTCGCCGCCATCCTGCGGGCCGCCTTCAGCTCGGACATCCGCGACCTCGCGCCGCGGGTCCAGGCTCCGGTGCTCGCGGTCGCGGGAACCGCGGATCCCACGTGTCCGCCGGCGATGACCGAGGAGATCGCCGCGACGACCGGTGGCACCGTCGTCACACTGGCCGGGGTCGGGCATCTCCCGATGGTGGAGGTGCCCGACCGGGTGGCCGAACTGATCAACCGACACACCACGAACGGAGCATCGCCCCGATGA